From Geomonas agri, one genomic window encodes:
- the treZ gene encoding malto-oligosyltrehalose trehalohydrolase, whose translation MAAVQRRMPIGAEVVPDGVNFRVWAPGHMEVEVVLEGTPAPQATVLAPEESGYFSGTCREASAGSRYRYCLDGGECFPDPASRFQPEGPHGPSQVIDPNDFAWSDQEWPGVEREGHVIYELHLGTFTMEGTWHAAEEQLPALKELGITLVEVMPVADFPGRFGWGYDGVNHFAPTRLYGRPDDMRRFVDRAHSLGLGVLLDVVYNHFGPEGNYLARYSDFYYGDKESDWGKVMNFDGRQCGPVREFFMANAAYWIDEFHIDGLRFDATHAIIDTSEIHILGDITSRVRERAGKRRLLLVAENENQDFRCLQPRERGGFGMDGVWNDDFHHTAHVALTGYHDAYYSEYYGSPQEMISCAKWSYLYQGQFYFWQGKRRGSPTMGHSPSCYINYIQNHDQIGNSAWGIRIDRLTNPAGLRAMAALMFLLPQTPMIFQGQEFSASSPFLYFADLNPEISQQVHTGRIEFLKQFTNIDSPEVIDTIDKPYELETFQQSRLDLRERERHGKVYALYRDLIRLRREDPVFSRGYACHIEGAVLGRAGFLLRYFLEDEQRLVLVNLGREQHLVPIPEPMLAPPLGSSWEILWSSEKIEFGGSGTPKLDTEKFWRLQGYATLVLIPVPEGGNQS comes from the coding sequence ATGGCCGCGGTACAGAGAAGGATGCCGATCGGTGCGGAGGTGGTACCGGATGGCGTGAATTTCAGGGTTTGGGCGCCGGGACACATGGAGGTCGAGGTGGTCCTCGAGGGGACTCCGGCTCCGCAGGCAACGGTGCTCGCCCCCGAGGAAAGTGGCTACTTTTCCGGCACCTGCCGCGAGGCGAGTGCCGGTTCGCGATACCGCTACTGCCTGGACGGCGGCGAATGTTTTCCCGACCCAGCATCACGGTTCCAGCCCGAAGGCCCGCACGGCCCATCCCAGGTGATCGACCCGAACGATTTTGCCTGGAGCGACCAGGAGTGGCCCGGGGTGGAGCGCGAGGGGCACGTGATTTACGAGCTGCACCTGGGCACATTCACCATGGAAGGGACCTGGCACGCCGCCGAGGAGCAGCTCCCGGCACTTAAGGAGCTGGGGATCACCCTGGTCGAGGTGATGCCGGTGGCCGACTTTCCCGGTCGGTTCGGCTGGGGCTACGACGGGGTCAACCACTTCGCCCCCACCCGTCTTTACGGTAGGCCCGACGATATGCGCCGCTTCGTGGACCGCGCCCACAGCTTGGGGCTGGGCGTCCTGCTGGACGTGGTCTACAACCATTTTGGCCCGGAGGGGAACTACCTGGCCCGCTACTCCGACTTCTACTACGGCGACAAGGAAAGCGACTGGGGCAAGGTGATGAATTTCGACGGCAGGCAGTGCGGCCCGGTGCGCGAGTTCTTCATGGCCAACGCCGCCTACTGGATCGACGAGTTTCACATCGACGGCCTGCGTTTCGACGCCACCCACGCCATCATCGACACCTCCGAGATCCACATCCTGGGGGACATCACCAGCCGGGTCCGGGAGCGCGCCGGCAAGCGTCGCCTGCTGCTGGTGGCCGAGAACGAGAACCAGGACTTCCGCTGCCTGCAGCCCAGGGAGCGAGGGGGCTTCGGCATGGACGGGGTCTGGAACGATGACTTCCACCACACCGCCCACGTCGCCCTCACCGGTTACCACGACGCCTACTATTCGGAATACTACGGATCTCCCCAGGAGATGATCTCCTGCGCCAAGTGGAGCTACCTGTACCAGGGGCAGTTCTACTTCTGGCAGGGAAAGCGGCGTGGCTCCCCCACCATGGGCCACAGCCCCAGCTGCTACATCAACTACATCCAGAACCACGACCAGATCGGCAACTCCGCCTGGGGCATCCGCATCGACCGGCTCACCAACCCGGCCGGTCTGCGGGCGATGGCGGCGCTCATGTTCCTCCTCCCCCAAACCCCGATGATCTTCCAGGGGCAAGAGTTCTCCGCCAGTTCCCCCTTCCTTTACTTCGCCGACCTCAACCCGGAGATCTCGCAGCAGGTCCATACCGGTCGCATCGAGTTCCTGAAACAGTTCACCAACATCGATTCGCCCGAGGTGATCGATACCATCGACAAGCCCTACGAGCTGGAGACCTTCCAGCAGTCGCGCCTCGACCTGAGAGAGAGGGAGCGCCACGGCAAGGTGTACGCGCTCTACCGCGACCTGATCCGGCTACGGCGCGAGGATCCGGTCTTCAGCCGCGGCTACGCCTGTCATATCGAGGGGGCGGTCCTGGGACGGGCGGGTTTTCTCCTCCGTTATTTCCTCGAGGACGAGCAGCGCCTGGTGCTGGTCAACCTGGGACGCGAGCAGCACCTGGTGCCGATCCCGGAACCGATGCTCGCGCCGCCCCTCGGGTCCTCCTGGGAGATCCTTTGGAGCAGTGAAAAGATCGAGTTCGGCGGTTCCGGCACGCCGAAGCTCGACACGGAGAAATTCTGGCGTCTACAGGGATACGCGACGCTGGTACTGATTCCGGTGCCGGAAGGAGGGAACCAGTCATGA
- a CDS encoding NAD-dependent epimerase/dehydratase family protein: MSGSVLITGGAGFIGSHLADELLRHDYRVRVLDSLVPQVHGPDAGRPAYLDPEVELIKGDVRDPAAVQKALVGTEAVFHFAAMVGVGQSMYEIERYTSVNNCGTAVLLEAMAQAQGERKLIVASSMSIYGEGRYRDGSGAYYDDVKREVGQLQRGSWEPLLKESEPLIPVPTPEQKTPSLASVYALSKYDQERMALIVGGCYRIPVIALRFFNVYGTRQALSNPYTGVLAIFASRLMNGNPPRIFEDGRQQRDFVSVHDVVTACRLALGVDQQKQQLFNIGSGANISVLQVLERFCQVLNMDSVEPEITGSYRAGDIRHCFADITSAREVLGYAPRVNFEDGLRELAGWLEGEVAIDRVAQAHAELTQRGLTL; encoded by the coding sequence ATGTCAGGGAGCGTTCTTATCACGGGAGGGGCCGGCTTCATCGGTTCCCACCTGGCGGACGAGCTGCTGCGTCACGACTACCGGGTGCGCGTGCTGGACAGCCTGGTGCCGCAGGTCCACGGTCCCGATGCGGGCCGGCCCGCGTACCTCGACCCCGAGGTCGAACTGATCAAGGGGGACGTGCGGGACCCGGCGGCAGTGCAAAAGGCGCTGGTCGGCACCGAGGCGGTGTTCCACTTCGCCGCCATGGTCGGGGTGGGGCAGAGCATGTACGAGATCGAGCGCTACACCTCGGTGAACAACTGTGGCACGGCGGTACTGCTCGAGGCGATGGCGCAGGCACAGGGGGAGAGAAAGCTCATCGTCGCCTCAAGCATGAGCATCTACGGGGAAGGACGTTACCGGGACGGCAGCGGGGCCTACTACGACGACGTGAAACGGGAGGTCGGGCAGTTGCAGCGGGGGAGCTGGGAGCCGCTACTCAAGGAGAGTGAGCCGCTCATCCCGGTGCCGACGCCCGAGCAGAAGACGCCATCCCTCGCCTCGGTCTATGCTCTAAGCAAGTACGACCAGGAACGCATGGCGCTCATCGTCGGGGGGTGCTACCGGATCCCGGTCATTGCCCTGCGCTTTTTCAACGTCTACGGAACCAGGCAGGCTCTCTCCAATCCCTACACTGGGGTATTGGCCATCTTCGCCTCCCGCCTCATGAACGGCAATCCGCCCCGCATCTTCGAGGACGGCCGGCAGCAGCGCGACTTCGTCAGCGTGCACGACGTGGTCACCGCCTGCCGCCTGGCGCTGGGGGTGGACCAGCAGAAACAGCAGCTCTTCAACATAGGTAGCGGCGCCAACATCTCCGTACTGCAGGTGCTGGAGCGTTTCTGCCAAGTGCTCAATATGGACTCCGTCGAACCCGAGATCACCGGCAGTTACCGCGCCGGCGACATCCGCCACTGCTTCGCCGACATCACCAGCGCCCGCGAGGTCCTCGGGTACGCCCCCCGGGTCAACTTCGAAGACGGCCTCAGGGAACTGGCGGGGTGGCTGGAAGGGGAAGTGGCGATAGATCGGGTTGCCCAGGCGCACGCCGAGCTGACCCAGCGGGGGCTGACGCTATGA
- a CDS encoding NAD-dependent epimerase/dehydratase family protein, which produces MSWPVESLPDKFGMVEWFRPGERGRVERVLADMKKLGAKRLRTGISWADWYTTEGREWYDWLVPRLSSEVELLPCVLYTPPSIGLEPKTSSPPKRALDYADFIDLFITSFGDHFEYVELWNEPNNLSEWDWTLDPHWTGFGEMIGAAAYWARKRGKKTVLGGMSPIDGHWLCRMFDLGVMEYIDVVGIHGFPDIFDYTWKGWARNVSMVREILDQHDSPCDIWVTEAGFSTWQHDEFKQARVFLEFLEAPAQRLYWYGADDLDPGLAAVDRFHLDEREYYFGFRKADGTPKLLYRLLEEGKVTAIKKVGEVATAAPVRTSSAGDKAILVTGGAGFIGTNLVHHLAREGKRVIVYDNLSRPGVEENLLWLKENCGDRLEVRIADTRNHLALHDAIAQCSHVYHFAAQVAVTTSIDNPAADFAINGLGTFALLEAIRTAKERPSLLFTSTNKVYGGIEGCRIRKNGSRYQPLDPELRRYGFGEGTPLDFLSPYGCSKGCADQYVLDYSRSFGINAAVFRMSCIYGPHQYGTEDQGWVAHFAIRTLKGEPITLYGDGYQVRDLLFVEDLVDAMCRAGAVMPKISGQAFNIGGGPERAASLLELLDLLRDLHGSLPQVSFDEWRTGDQRYYISDTRKFAAATGWAPRHSVREGVERLYRWLCQSLGTSPRGAETAEEKKRKSYPAPGVEAM; this is translated from the coding sequence ATGAGCTGGCCAGTCGAATCGCTACCGGACAAGTTCGGCATGGTCGAGTGGTTCCGTCCCGGGGAACGGGGGCGGGTGGAGCGGGTGCTCGCCGACATGAAGAAGCTCGGAGCGAAGCGTCTGCGCACCGGCATCTCCTGGGCTGACTGGTACACCACTGAGGGGCGGGAGTGGTACGACTGGCTGGTGCCGCGCCTGTCCAGCGAGGTTGAGTTGCTTCCTTGCGTGCTCTACACGCCCCCGTCCATCGGCCTGGAGCCCAAGACCTCCTCGCCCCCCAAGAGGGCCCTCGACTACGCCGATTTCATCGACCTCTTTATCACCTCCTTCGGGGACCACTTCGAGTACGTGGAGCTCTGGAACGAGCCCAACAACTTGAGCGAATGGGACTGGACCCTCGACCCGCACTGGACCGGGTTCGGCGAGATGATCGGGGCTGCGGCGTACTGGGCCAGGAAGCGGGGCAAGAAGACCGTGCTGGGCGGGATGAGCCCCATTGACGGGCACTGGCTCTGCCGCATGTTCGACCTGGGCGTCATGGAGTACATCGACGTGGTGGGGATCCACGGCTTTCCTGACATCTTCGACTACACCTGGAAGGGGTGGGCGCGCAACGTCTCCATGGTGCGGGAGATCCTGGACCAGCATGACTCTCCCTGCGACATCTGGGTTACCGAGGCCGGCTTCTCCACCTGGCAGCACGACGAGTTCAAGCAGGCCCGGGTCTTCCTGGAGTTCCTGGAGGCGCCGGCGCAGCGCCTGTACTGGTACGGCGCCGACGACCTGGATCCGGGACTGGCCGCGGTGGACCGGTTCCACCTGGACGAGCGCGAGTACTACTTCGGATTCCGCAAGGCGGACGGCACACCCAAGCTGCTCTACCGCTTGCTCGAGGAGGGGAAGGTGACGGCGATAAAAAAGGTCGGGGAAGTGGCGACGGCGGCCCCGGTACGTACAAGCTCGGCCGGGGACAAGGCGATCCTGGTTACCGGGGGGGCGGGCTTCATCGGCACTAACCTGGTGCACCACCTGGCCCGCGAGGGGAAAAGGGTCATCGTCTACGACAACCTGTCTCGCCCGGGCGTGGAGGAGAACCTGCTCTGGCTCAAGGAGAACTGCGGCGACCGGCTCGAGGTGAGGATCGCGGATACCCGGAACCACCTGGCGCTGCACGACGCCATCGCCCAGTGCTCCCACGTGTACCACTTCGCTGCCCAGGTCGCGGTTACCACCAGCATCGACAACCCCGCCGCCGACTTCGCCATCAACGGGCTGGGGACCTTCGCGCTACTGGAGGCGATCCGCACCGCGAAAGAGCGCCCGTCGCTCTTGTTCACCTCGACCAACAAGGTGTACGGCGGCATCGAGGGGTGTCGCATCCGCAAAAACGGCAGTCGGTACCAGCCGCTCGACCCGGAGCTCAGGCGCTACGGTTTCGGTGAGGGGACCCCGCTCGATTTCCTGAGCCCCTACGGCTGCTCCAAGGGGTGCGCCGACCAATACGTGCTCGACTACTCGCGCAGCTTCGGCATCAACGCTGCCGTGTTCCGCATGAGCTGCATCTACGGCCCGCACCAGTACGGCACCGAGGACCAGGGATGGGTGGCCCACTTTGCCATCCGGACACTGAAGGGTGAGCCGATCACCCTCTATGGCGACGGCTACCAGGTGCGCGACCTCCTCTTCGTCGAGGACCTGGTGGACGCCATGTGCCGCGCCGGCGCGGTGATGCCGAAGATCTCCGGCCAGGCCTTCAACATCGGGGGCGGCCCAGAGCGCGCCGCGAGCCTCTTGGAGCTTTTGGACCTGCTGCGCGACCTGCACGGCTCCCTGCCGCAGGTCAGCTTCGACGAGTGGCGAACCGGGGACCAGCGCTACTACATCTCCGACACCAGGAAGTTCGCGGCGGCGACCGGGTGGGCCCCGCGCCATTCCGTTCGGGAAGGAGTGGAGCGCCTGTACCGGTGGCTGTGCCAGTCGCTGGGAACATCGCCGCGCGGCGCCGAGACGGCTGAAGAGAAGAAGAGAAAAAGCTACCCGGCTCCGGGTGTGGAGGCGATGTGA
- a CDS encoding MDR/zinc-dependent alcohol dehydrogenase-like family protein: MSKMMQAAVITGPGEAAVQLVPRPEPQEGEVLVALEGCGVCASNLPLWQGRSWFNYPALPGAPGHEGWGRVQALGEGVQGVKIGDRVTFLSYNAYAQYDMVRHDALVKIPASLDGQPFPGEPVGCAMNVFRRSAIEPGQTVALIGAGFLGAIFTALATARGAHVIALSRRGFALELAKRCGAEETVVLDDHQRVMDRVRQLAGERGCDRVVEATGYQWPLDLAGELVREGGKIVIAGYHQDGLRQVNVQLWNWKGIDVINAHERYPRVYLEGMRAGIAAVESRMFPLKELITHSFSLDELGRAYQALEGRPDGFLKGMIRIEH; this comes from the coding sequence ATGAGCAAGATGATGCAGGCTGCGGTGATCACCGGCCCGGGTGAGGCCGCCGTGCAACTGGTGCCTCGTCCGGAACCGCAGGAGGGAGAGGTGTTGGTTGCCCTGGAGGGGTGCGGCGTCTGCGCCTCGAACCTCCCCTTGTGGCAGGGGCGCAGCTGGTTCAATTACCCGGCCCTTCCGGGTGCCCCCGGGCACGAAGGGTGGGGGAGGGTGCAGGCGCTGGGCGAAGGAGTTCAGGGAGTGAAGATCGGCGACCGGGTCACCTTTCTCTCCTACAACGCCTACGCTCAATACGACATGGTACGGCACGACGCCCTGGTGAAGATCCCGGCCTCGCTGGACGGGCAGCCTTTCCCGGGAGAGCCGGTCGGCTGCGCCATGAACGTGTTCCGCCGTTCCGCCATCGAACCGGGGCAGACCGTGGCCCTGATTGGGGCCGGGTTCCTGGGTGCCATCTTCACAGCGCTCGCTACGGCGCGGGGCGCGCACGTGATCGCCCTCTCGCGCCGCGGCTTCGCCCTGGAGCTCGCCAAGCGCTGCGGCGCCGAGGAGACCGTGGTCCTGGATGACCACCAGCGGGTCATGGACCGGGTGCGGCAGCTGGCCGGAGAGCGTGGCTGCGATCGGGTTGTGGAAGCCACCGGATACCAGTGGCCGCTGGATCTGGCCGGGGAACTGGTGCGGGAAGGGGGCAAGATCGTCATCGCCGGCTACCACCAGGACGGGCTGCGCCAGGTCAACGTCCAGCTCTGGAACTGGAAGGGGATCGACGTCATCAACGCGCACGAGCGCTACCCGCGCGTCTACCTCGAGGGGATGCGCGCCGGCATCGCCGCCGTGGAGTCGCGGATGTTTCCGCTCAAGGAGCTGATCACCCACAGTTTCAGCCTCGACGAACTGGGACGCGCCTACCAGGCGCTGGAAGGGCGTCCCGACGGCTTCCTGAAAGGGATGATCCGTATCGAGCATTAG
- a CDS encoding Gfo/Idh/MocA family protein, with the protein MRKKQALPRLGFLGTGWIGRHRMEAIVKSGEAEVAAIADLCPDNAREAGELAPGAPIMESMEELLELDLDGVVIATPSAGHCYQALRALDRGLAVFCQKPLGRNAEEAQLVVGAARAVNRLLGVDFSYRYTDAIQKMHQLVSSGELGQVYAADLVFHNAYGPDKDWFYDPELSGGGCLMDLGSHLVDLALWFFGYPEVRSVSSSIFAGGERLKVGSGKVEDYAVVSLVLEDGHAVRVACSWNVSAGRDAVIESSFYGTHGGVSFKNVQGSFYDFVAERFRGTTSETIAAPPDEWGGRCAVAWARQLRLGGNGFDPQAEQLVRVAEVLDAAYGRSSR; encoded by the coding sequence ATGAGGAAGAAACAGGCACTACCGAGACTTGGCTTTCTCGGCACCGGCTGGATCGGCCGGCACCGGATGGAGGCCATCGTGAAAAGCGGGGAGGCCGAGGTGGCCGCCATCGCGGACCTTTGCCCTGACAACGCCCGGGAGGCGGGGGAACTCGCGCCCGGGGCGCCGATCATGGAGTCGATGGAGGAACTCCTCGAACTCGACCTGGACGGCGTGGTGATTGCGACGCCCAGCGCGGGCCATTGTTACCAGGCGCTGCGCGCCCTCGACCGCGGCCTGGCCGTGTTCTGCCAGAAGCCGCTGGGGAGAAACGCCGAAGAGGCGCAGCTCGTAGTTGGGGCGGCGCGGGCGGTGAACCGGCTCCTGGGGGTCGATTTCTCCTACCGTTACACCGACGCCATCCAGAAGATGCACCAGCTGGTGAGTTCGGGCGAACTGGGGCAGGTCTACGCCGCCGACCTCGTCTTCCACAACGCCTACGGTCCCGACAAGGACTGGTTCTACGACCCGGAACTCTCCGGGGGAGGCTGCCTGATGGACCTGGGAAGCCACCTGGTCGATCTTGCCCTCTGGTTCTTCGGATACCCCGAGGTGCGCAGCGTGTCCAGTTCCATCTTCGCGGGCGGCGAGCGGCTCAAGGTCGGCTCCGGCAAGGTCGAGGACTACGCGGTGGTTTCCCTGGTGCTTGAGGATGGGCACGCGGTGCGGGTGGCCTGTTCCTGGAATGTCTCGGCGGGACGCGATGCCGTCATCGAGTCGAGCTTCTACGGGACCCACGGCGGCGTGAGCTTCAAGAATGTGCAGGGCTCCTTCTACGACTTCGTGGCTGAACGCTTCCGTGGCACCACCTCCGAGACCATCGCCGCTCCACCGGACGAGTGGGGGGGACGCTGCGCCGTGGCCTGGGCGCGCCAGTTGAGATTAGGAGGCAACGGCTTCGATCCTCAGGCGGAGCAGTTGGTCCGGGTGGCCGAGGTCCTCGACGCCGCCTACGGCAGGTCATCAAGGTAA
- a CDS encoding glycosyltransferase family 4 protein, translated as MNKVVSPTTASDAPPVGAPGLILMTADPIGGVWNYVLELCRGLAPHGVQIALATMGRPLSPGQHREVADEANVTLYESGYRLEWMEDPWADVEKSGEWLLSLEAELKPDLVHLNGYAHAALPWRRPCLVVAHSCVLSWWEAVRGEQAPQRLDDYRVRVSRGLAAADLVAAPSTAMLDCIRRLYLPLPEAQVIYNARGRTRFRPGMKEDFILSVGRVWDEAKNIGALVRNAYDLPWPVYVAGEINQPGGGAANVDGVNRLGFLAPESLAPWYAAAAIYVLPARYEPFGLTVLEAAQSGCALVLGDIPSLRELWDGAALFVDPESAMDLQKQLRALCADRSRQASLREKALERSRSFTAAKMTAGYLSLYSRLRGGRPV; from the coding sequence ATGAATAAAGTTGTTTCTCCCACAACAGCAAGCGATGCTCCCCCTGTCGGGGCACCGGGACTGATACTGATGACTGCGGATCCCATCGGCGGGGTCTGGAACTACGTCTTGGAACTCTGCCGCGGCCTGGCCCCTCACGGGGTGCAGATCGCGCTCGCCACCATGGGGCGCCCGCTCTCACCGGGACAGCACCGCGAGGTGGCCGACGAGGCCAACGTCACCCTCTACGAGAGCGGCTATCGGCTGGAGTGGATGGAAGATCCGTGGGCCGACGTGGAGAAGAGCGGCGAGTGGCTCCTTTCCCTTGAGGCGGAGCTGAAACCGGACCTGGTGCACCTGAACGGCTACGCCCACGCCGCGCTCCCCTGGCGCCGCCCCTGCCTCGTGGTGGCCCACTCCTGCGTTCTTTCCTGGTGGGAGGCGGTGCGCGGCGAGCAGGCGCCGCAGCGGCTGGACGATTACCGGGTTCGGGTGTCCCGGGGGCTCGCCGCCGCGGATCTGGTGGCCGCCCCTTCTACGGCGATGCTCGATTGCATCAGGAGGCTCTACTTGCCGCTCCCCGAAGCGCAAGTGATCTACAACGCCCGCGGCCGCACCCGCTTTCGTCCCGGCATGAAGGAAGACTTCATCCTGTCGGTGGGGCGGGTCTGGGACGAGGCCAAGAACATCGGCGCCCTGGTGCGCAACGCCTACGACCTCCCCTGGCCGGTGTATGTGGCGGGGGAGATCAACCAGCCCGGCGGTGGGGCTGCCAACGTCGACGGGGTGAACCGGCTCGGCTTCCTGGCGCCGGAATCGCTGGCCCCCTGGTATGCTGCCGCTGCCATCTACGTCCTCCCGGCGCGTTACGAACCCTTCGGACTCACCGTCCTCGAGGCGGCCCAGTCCGGTTGCGCCCTGGTCCTCGGCGACATCCCCAGCCTGCGCGAGCTCTGGGACGGGGCGGCCCTGTTCGTCGACCCGGAGTCGGCGATGGACCTGCAAAAGCAGTTGCGCGCGCTCTGCGCCGACCGCAGCCGCCAGGCGAGCCTCAGGGAGAAGGCGCTGGAGCGCAGCCGTAGTTTCACCGCCGCCAAGATGACCGCCGGGTATCTCTCCCTGTACAGCCGGCTCCGTGGTGGCAGGCCTGTATAA
- a CDS encoding CgeB family protein: protein MRIVMFYHSILSDWNHGNAHFLRGIVTELGQLGHEVTVYEPENGWSYSNMLRDSGDAAVRGFERAYPGLTGTRYLLDELDLDRALFGADLVIVHEWSDHELVRRLGGHRKSGGSYRLLFHDTHHRSVTDEESMAAYDLSGFDGVLAYGARIREIYLARGWAERAWLWHEAADVRVFRPMQSPDKVGDVVWIGNWGDDERSQEIREFFIEPVRRLHLKGVVYGVRYPKQALQLLAEAGIGYGGWLPNFEVPRVFSRFRLTVHIPRRPYVEALPGIPTIRPFEALACGIPLVSAPWVDSDRLFTGGVDLLYARDRKEMEWQMQSLLHDPVLARSLAEHGRETILARHTCRHRMEELLAICSELGIKQ, encoded by the coding sequence ATGCGCATCGTGATGTTTTACCACTCCATCCTTTCGGACTGGAACCATGGCAACGCCCATTTCCTGCGCGGCATCGTCACCGAACTGGGGCAGCTTGGGCACGAGGTGACGGTCTATGAGCCGGAGAATGGCTGGAGCTACAGCAACATGCTGCGCGACAGCGGCGATGCGGCCGTGCGCGGCTTCGAGCGCGCCTATCCCGGCCTCACCGGTACCCGCTACCTGCTCGATGAACTGGACCTGGACCGGGCCCTGTTCGGCGCGGATCTCGTCATCGTGCACGAGTGGAGCGACCACGAGCTGGTCCGGCGCCTGGGGGGGCATCGCAAAAGCGGCGGCAGCTACCGGCTGCTGTTCCACGATACCCACCACAGAAGCGTCACCGACGAAGAGTCCATGGCAGCCTACGACCTTTCCGGCTTTGACGGCGTGCTGGCCTACGGTGCAAGGATTCGGGAGATCTACCTGGCCCGTGGCTGGGCCGAGCGGGCCTGGCTGTGGCACGAGGCGGCGGACGTGCGGGTGTTCCGGCCGATGCAGTCGCCTGACAAGGTGGGAGACGTGGTCTGGATCGGCAACTGGGGCGACGACGAGCGCAGCCAGGAGATCCGGGAGTTCTTCATTGAGCCGGTGCGCCGGCTGCATCTGAAAGGGGTGGTGTACGGCGTGCGCTACCCGAAGCAGGCGCTACAGCTTTTGGCCGAGGCGGGCATCGGCTACGGTGGCTGGCTCCCGAACTTCGAGGTGCCCCGGGTGTTCAGTCGGTTCCGGCTCACGGTTCACATCCCGCGCCGCCCTTACGTGGAGGCCCTGCCCGGCATCCCCACCATCCGTCCCTTCGAGGCGTTGGCGTGCGGCATCCCGCTGGTCTCGGCGCCCTGGGTCGACAGCGACCGGCTTTTTACCGGCGGCGTCGACCTCCTCTACGCCCGGGACCGGAAGGAGATGGAGTGGCAGATGCAGAGCCTGCTGCACGACCCTGTGCTGGCCAGGAGCCTTGCCGAGCACGGCAGGGAGACCATCCTAGCCCGGCACACCTGCCGCCACCGCATGGAGGAGCTGCTGGCCATCTGCAGCGAGCTCGGCATAAAGCAGTAG
- a CDS encoding CgeB family protein, which yields MAAPLSIAFFASSLVSAYWNGAATYYRGMVRALSRLGHRITFYEPDAYDRQAHRDIEDPEWATVVVYPATEEGVLRSLEAARGSDLVIKASGVGVFDELLELEVLRLKRPGTQVIFWDVDAPATLERIGSDVRDPFRPLIPQYDLVLTYGGGDPIVRAYRGFGARNCIPIYNALDPDTHYPVPPEARLKADLSFLGNRLPDRERRVDEFFLAVANKLPNRSFLLAGSGWNDKARSGNVRYLGHLGTGDHNAFNCSAMAVLNVSRDGMARNGFSPATRVFEAAGAGACMITDHWEGIEYFFEPEREICVARNGDEVAQILERLTPSVAAAMGVRALARVRAHHTYAHRAKQFQEIFAAGPVPQAYIGGAP from the coding sequence ATGGCTGCCCCTCTCTCCATCGCCTTCTTCGCCTCGAGCCTGGTCTCCGCCTACTGGAACGGCGCCGCCACCTACTACCGCGGCATGGTCCGGGCGCTCTCACGCCTGGGACACCGCATCACCTTCTACGAACCAGACGCCTACGACCGGCAGGCGCACCGGGACATCGAGGACCCCGAGTGGGCCACCGTGGTGGTCTACCCGGCCACCGAAGAGGGGGTGCTGCGCTCCCTGGAAGCGGCCAGGGGCTCCGACCTGGTCATCAAGGCGAGCGGGGTCGGGGTCTTCGACGAGCTGCTGGAACTCGAGGTGCTGCGCCTGAAGCGGCCCGGGACCCAAGTCATCTTCTGGGATGTCGACGCGCCGGCCACGCTGGAGCGGATCGGCAGCGACGTGCGCGACCCGTTCCGCCCCCTGATCCCGCAGTACGACCTGGTGCTCACCTACGGCGGCGGCGACCCCATCGTGCGCGCCTACCGCGGCTTCGGCGCCCGCAACTGCATCCCCATCTACAACGCGCTTGACCCTGACACCCACTACCCGGTCCCGCCCGAGGCGCGGCTCAAGGCGGACCTCTCGTTCCTGGGCAACCGCCTGCCGGACCGCGAGCGCCGGGTCGACGAGTTCTTCCTCGCCGTCGCGAACAAGCTACCCAACCGGAGCTTCCTGCTGGCTGGCAGCGGCTGGAACGACAAGGCGCGCTCGGGCAACGTCCGCTATCTTGGGCACCTGGGGACCGGCGATCACAACGCTTTCAACTGCAGCGCCATGGCCGTTCTCAACGTTAGCCGCGACGGGATGGCGCGCAATGGCTTCTCCCCGGCCACCCGCGTTTTCGAGGCGGCCGGCGCCGGCGCCTGCATGATCACCGACCACTGGGAGGGGATCGAATACTTTTTCGAGCCGGAGCGGGAGATCTGTGTCGCACGCAACGGGGACGAGGTGGCGCAGATCCTGGAGCGACTCACTCCGTCTGTTGCGGCGGCCATGGGGGTGCGGGCGCTGGCGCGGGTGCGGGCACACCACACCTACGCGCACCGCGCAAAACAGTTCCAGGAGATCTTTGCCGCCGGCCCGGTGCCGCAAGCCTACATCGGGGGGGCACCATGA